In Helianthus annuus cultivar XRQ/B chromosome 3, HanXRQr2.0-SUNRISE, whole genome shotgun sequence, a single window of DNA contains:
- the LOC110931597 gene encoding vegetative cell wall protein gp1-like, whose product MSAVPSPPHDFEPDLELDFVHIDQPDTTPADPEPIHAGPEPLPDHDPIPFGLPDIAPLIPDPVPAPADPPVVEPVTPPLAPAPVDVAPFHPVLSDVHRVDLPTVFLQGIPAPHPGEGTSSQQPSHDPHVTASFPRIPQSAPFAHFTSSPLDEPFRWFPPYTMPISDPYHPSHFAGYTWDELLLSLQLQFEIMSRRVLELEMTPRPLPCPCQPAFVHPRSSSSPFSHPPAPLTPFPKFDTRFLTVE is encoded by the coding sequence ATGTCGGCTGTACCATCTCCTCCACATGACTTTGAGCCTGATCTTGAGCTAGACTTTGTTCATATTGATCAGCCCGATACTACACCTGCTGATCCTGAGCCGATACACGCTGGTCCTGAGCCTTTGCCTGACCATGATCCTATTCCATTTGGCTTACCTGACATTGCACCTCTCATACCTGACCCAGTTCCTGCACCCGCTGACCCTCCTGTTGTTGAGCCAGTCACTCCTCCACTTGCACCTGCACCCGTTGATGTTGCTCCTTTTCACCCAGTATTGTCTGATGTTCACCGTGTTGATCTCCCTACTGTTTTCTTGCAGGGCATACCCGCACCCCATCCAGGGGAAGGCACTTCTAGCCAGCAGCCTAGCCATGACCCTCATGTAACAGCATCTTTTCCCCGTATACCTCAGTCTGCACCCTTTGCTCATTTTACTTCTTCGCCACTTGATGAGCCATTTCGATGGTTCCCACCGTACACTATGCCGATTTCTGACCCCTACCATCCATCACACTTTGCAGGCTATACATGGGATGAGTTACTTTTATCCCTTCAGCTTCAGTTCGAGATTATGAGTCGTAGGGTTTTGGAGCTTGAGATGACACCGCGTCCTTTGCCATGTCCTTGTCAGCCAGCTTTTGTTCACCCTCGTTCATCATCGTCCCCATTTTCACATCCTCCTGCACCGCTTACTCCATTTCCCAAGTTTGATACTCGATTTCTTACCGTTGAGTAG